A genomic stretch from Plasmodium reichenowi strain SY57 chromosome 2, whole genome shotgun sequence includes:
- a CDS encoding protein kinase, putative yields the protein MFSIELENRSGYKKRKKKKSKNKSTGQDKFTNKDIISQEKEKGLDIKCGHNILRDIQCDYKYNINEQVKQNSLFYFKCKEEINLKDGNIILDDKNITGDDKNITGDVKNITGDDKNIKVDDKNITGDDKNIKVDDQNIKGDDQNIIFDVDEILIHQHNTSNSDIYINCNNNDIMNNSNVQHYYNDKIKENINKQNNKYVLINDYINNKYILSTNKTCKINKGKKLIKKKKVNNISRRKDHILYKCHNKLYNGNVFSHDIKSAVNVCNSLTVLHKNYNINMDNYFDDIHTNNSNIYDINYTNENVINSTCRYYRICNNNTLSKDEVTKSSSKINSLSYFDDIINVNKNDIPILHDKENINIISNKESCHKDEKKEEKNIMYNSNLVEEKKQKKMIWNSLNVLPIDILLKNGHDEINKEICKKKKSFFSQNDIKSKMLYNNKNYSKSEKVLYTNNKNSNTFIPIFFLNKVGDKFKNSEDIYDMYNNKKNVYIHDNKIYTNMYSNKLKQKHYYSTCNINLLYNNIGKVLDNGLHLSNNMYCRLNSNPPYKNISLINNNVFFYKKRKSNNNNNNNSNNNNNNNNNSNNNNNNSNNNNNNSNNNNNNSNNNSNNNSKKNHVIINKKVSSYNIHYKERKDSFKENFLFFKEKILPSKKGTCVFKERQKDPFEKRNEHIKCVSSFNNTSDDISSHSSINKKGAFFALKNNSIRHIPKENNIIYTYGKSFHHVQDKEKIVLLKKKKEINDKNTFSSYLINHNITTYTLQNGVNKNLNMLGIRDSIYKIDGKNSMLKECYNGNNDSNNKKKKKKKKLSFSCDIINDNITPYESDKEKNNSNNIKSMDIFNYVKRKSNLYNNLSSNKDPIVDTHNKKYNSEEYINIHRTNKIYELSNKKIRNYKLYSMDEIFKVSLKEKKYIDNISNHMERVTYKNEMINEKMSKMDDILSPCDKNKSLNISCPVIIENNISREESEKNSSVILNKKKNENMFNCVGRLHCQMGTMNNQDKIYDKGNIKIKEDEITKHDEYISREEKNKYNSKCIRNFDDYKYEEVLSYYTLYEDQKKNDMNNIMDMNNEAIIETMNGVINNIILDRKDNNSRKDMEKEMEKEMEKEKKMEKEMEKEMEKEMEKEMEKEMEKEMEKEMEKEXXXXXXXXXXXXXXXXXXXXXXXXXXXXXXXXXXXXXNTMNNTMNNTMNNEINIYKKNEIYVDKDKVEIVNEENKVIYPFNYECAVHKNMNMSNNINKCKDDYNNMLKEYVDNSCFVQKEENIFRPLFNLNKKDKVWKRFNIKNNIKTIIHNEEMKRIYETINKTVFPIYKFNRNENILINHLTYNFPKNDLFKLSYKVSMNNIRNLYIDNKHINNNYDYMNKLYNQNIYTLKYQVANIDNDDHIYKKGVGMDYINMNISKECKNRKDKTYLSKIFHYKKKKVAHFFINDEIGSNDYMYDIKKKYSKDENNNKLNKKMNISMSNDEDIITTLNSEHGNNFSSCQPNLLEKKSTYIDLNLYDSNSMDDFTEEKYNFVNNENDLFNTKRWKFNFSKGKNLLNNKFFNVSNEDGVFSFFKNMNLFRELNKSNNSLKLESVKNSNNNCSNNNKGDDNIGNMDHMNTTNVTIVSDEHISTKGDIHDESYSRDDNDCILLKFEGRSKKYSDITLYNEDKSNLENDNETINEYENICSKMDMNEWEDKVNGTCNGIVDKETEKNNEKNNEKNNEKNNEKNDEKNNEKNNEKNNEKNNEKNNEKNNEENNEKNNDIENNEENNEKNNDIEKNDIKDNNLGRVKENIIVMNNTNNIDIDNDDGDNNNNYNNVSTDEGINIIKNIKNEMNDYIYNDNIMIKINNKSIDLMNIKNQKNEPFLNYTNEKDIHIKSNSSYKLNDKMNLFNNNEKTEKNNTSLNELLYKRKEELDDEKIPEYKDTNLTNNTFEDIAKRINLILNDTIEFFQKHTYLHNGYGNVHVCKKNKRKLEKQKLKKWSCIYKINKIVRKGAHGVVFSAWRSENVDFFNHSFFENLNSENKKKGYIDETNVNENYESDKEYDSDEDETESDNDDDVDVGSDNEDEQNKENEKGDEKDGYVLLENVNKNEQMNGVDKNEQMNGVDKNEQMNGVDKNEQMNGVDKNEQMNGGDKNEQMNGGNKNEGINEEHKNEGINEEHKNEGINEEHKNEGINEEHKNELINEEHKNELINEEHKNEGINKLTYHNMNKNNISNENNYNDDDYYDEDNLVSLKIINLKYLSKKNSLKNILREVNFLKMCEHPNVVKYFESFFWPPCYLVIVCEYLSGGTLYDLYKNYGRISEDLLVYILDDVLNGLNYLHNECSSPLIHRDIKPTNIVLSKDGIAKIIDFGSCEELKNSHQSKELVGTIYYISPEILMRTNYDCSSDIWSLGITIYEIVLCTLPWKRNKSFEDYIKTIINSSPKINITEGYSKHLCYFVEKCLQKKPENRGNVKDLLNHKFLIKKRYIKKKPSSIYEIRDILKIYNGKGKTNIFRNFFKNLFFFNDKNKKKKPNKMISSKSCDAEMFFEQLKRENFDFFEIKLKDDENSRSLNTFNINISKERDDISYSSLNLEKSKEQSLNMVASVVGTEQSHK from the coding sequence atgttttcAATCGAATTAGAAAATCGATCAggttataaaaaaaggaaaaaaaagaaatcGAAGAATAAAAGTACTGGTCAGGATAAATTTACGAACAAAGATATTATATCACAAGAGAAAGAAAAAGGACTTGATATAAAATGTGGTCATAATATTCTGAGGGATATACAATGtgattataaatataatataaatgaacaaGTTAAGCAAAATTCATTGTTCTATTTTAAATGTAAAGAGgaaattaatttaaaagatggaaatataatattggatgataaaaatataacaggggatgataaaaatataacaggggatgttaaaaatataacaggggatgataaaaatataaaagtggatgataaaaatataacgggggatgataaaaatataaaagtggatgatcaaaatataaaaggggatgatcaaaatataatttttgaCGTTGATGAAATATTAATCCATCAACATAATACATCAAATagtgatatatatataaattgtaataataatgatattatgAACAATTCAAATGTACAgcattattataatgataaaataaaagaaaatataaataaacaaaataataagtatgttttaataaatgattatataaataataaatatattttatcaacAAATAAGACatgtaaaataaataaaggaaaaaaattaattaaaaaaaaaaaagtaaataatatttctagGAGGAAGgatcatatattatataaatgtcATAATAAGTTATATAATGGAAACGTTTTTTCTCACGATATTAAAAGTGCGGTCAATGTATGTAATTCTTTAACTGTACTTCAtaagaattataatattaatatggataattattttgatgatatacatacaaataatagcaatatttatgatattaattatacaaatgaaaatgttATTAATTCAACATGTCGTTATTATCGcatatgtaataataacacATTAAGTAAAGATGAAGTTACAAAATCAAGTTCAAAAATTAATTCCCTTTCTTATTTTgatgatattattaatgtaaataaaaatgatatacCTATTTTACatgataaagaaaatataaatataataagtaACAAGGAAAGTTGTCATAAGGATGAAAAGAAGGAAGAGAAAAATATCATGTATAATTCAAATTTAgtagaagaaaaaaaacaaaaaaaaatgatttgGAATTCTCTTAATGTATTACCAATAGATATACTACTTAAAAATGGGCATGATGAAATTAATAAGGAGAtatgcaaaaaaaaaaaaagttttttTAGTCAGAATGATATAAAGTCTAAAATGttatacaataataaaaattattcaaaGAGTGAAAaagtattatatacaaataataaaaacagTAATACGTTCATTcctatatttttcttaaataaGGTAGGAGACAAGTTTAAAAACTCTGAggatatatatgatatgtataataataaaaaaaatgtgtatatacatgataataagatatataCTAATATGTATtctaataaattaaaacagaaacattattatagcacttgtaatataaatttattatataataatataggAAAGGTATTAGATAATGGTCTACATTTATCGAATAATATGTATTGTCGTTTAAATTCAAATCCACCATATAAGAATATCTCGTTAATTAATAAcaatgtttttttttataaaaagaggaaaagtaataataataataataataatagtaacaataataataataataataataatagtaacaataataataataatagtaacaataataataataatagtaacaataataataataatagtaacaataatagtaataataatagtaaaaaaaatcacGTGAtcattaataaaaaagtatcatcttataatattcattataaaGAAAGAAAGGATTCGTTTAAAGagaattttttatttttcaaagAGAAAATTTTACCATCAAAAAAAGGTACTTGTGTTTTTAAAGAAAGACAAAAAGATCCTTTTGAAAAAAGGAATGAACATATTAAATGTGtttcttcttttaataatacatCAGATGATATTTCTTCACATTCAAGCATAAATAAGAAAGGAGCTTTTTTTgctttaaaaaataattccATAAGGCACATAccaaaagaaaataatataatatatacatatggGAAATCTTTTCATCATGTGCAGGATAAGGAAAAGATTGTTctacttaaaaaaaaaaaagaaataaatgataagaATACATTTAGTTCTTATTTAATAAACCATAATATAACAACATATACATTACAAAATGgagtaaataaaaatttaaatatgttaGGAATAAGAGATTCtatttataaaatagaTGGAAAGAACAGTATGTTGAAAGAATGTTATAATGGAAATAatgatagtaataataaaaaaaaaaagaaaaaaaaaaaattatctttttcatgtgatattataaatgataatattacaCCTTATGAATCAGATAAGGAGAAAAACAattctaataatattaagagtatggatatatttaattatgtaaaaagaaaaagcaatctttataataatttatcttCGAACAAGGATCCCATTGTAGATACgcataataaaaaatataatagtgaagaatatataaatatacatagaacaaataaaatatatgaattgagtaataaaaaaattagaaattataaattgTATAGTATGGATGAAATATTTAAGGTGTCTCttaaggaaaaaaaatatatagataatatttCTAATCATATGGAAAGAgtaacatataaaaatgaaatgatAAATGAAAAGATGAGTAAGATGGACGATATATTATCCCCTTGtgacaaaaataaatcttTAAACATTTCTTGTCCTGTtataatagaaaataatatatcaagAGAAGAAAgtgaaaaaaattcaagtgtgatattaaataaaaaaaagaatgaGAATATGTTTAATTGTGTTGGAAGGTTACATTGTCAGATGGGCACAATGAATAATcaagataaaatatatgacaaagggaatataaaaataaaagaagacGAAATAACGAAACatgatgaatatatatcaagggaagaaaaaaataaatataatagtaAATGTATTAGAAATTTTGATGACtataaatatgaagaaGTGTTGAGTTACTATACGTTGTATGAAgaccaaaaaaaaaatgatatgaacaatataaTGGATATGAATAATGAGGCGATTATTGAAACGATGAATGGtgttattaataatattatactGGATAGAAAAGATAATAACAGTAGGAAGGATATGGAGAAAGAGATGGAGAAGGAGATGGAGAAGGAGAAGAAGATGGAGAAGGAGATGGAGAAAGAGATGGAGAAGGAGATGGAGAAGGAGATGGAGAAGGAGATGGAGAAGGAGATGGAGAAAGAGATGGAGAAGGAGNNNNNNNNNNNNNNNNNNNNNNNNNNNNNNNNNNNNNNNNNNNNNNNNNNNNNNNNNNNNNNNNNNNNNNNNNNNNNNNNNNNNNNNNNNNNNNNNNNNNNNNNNNNNNNCAATACGATGAACAATACGATGAACAATACGATGAACAATGAAATaaacatttataaaaagaatgaGATATATGTGGATAAGGATAAAGTAGAGATTGTAAATGAGGAGAATAAAGTTATTTACCCATTTAATTACGAATGTGCtgtacataaaaatatgaatatgtcaaataatataaataaatgtaaagatgattataataatatgttaaaagAGTATGTAGATAATTCTTGTTTTGTTCAAAAGGAAGAGAATATATTTCGACCTTTATTCAATTTAAATAAGAAAGATAAAGTATGGAAACGttttaatataaagaataatattaagacaataatacataatgaagagatgaaaagaatatatgAAACAATTAATAAAACTGTTTTTCctatttataaatttaatcgaaatgaaaatattttaataaatcatttaacatataattttccaaaaaatgatttatttaaattatcataCAAAGTAagtatgaataatataaggaatttgtatattgataataaacatataaataataattatgattatatgaataaattatataatcaaaatatatatacattaaaaTATCAGGTAGCTAATATAGATAATGAtgatcatatatataagaaagGGGTAGGGATggattatataaatatgaatatatcAAAAGAATGTAAAAATAGGAAAGACAAAACATATTTaagtaaaatatttcattataagaagaaaaaggTTGCAcacttttttataaatgaCGAAATTGGTTCTAATGattatatgtatgatataaaaaaaaaatatagtaaggatgaaaataataataaattaaataaaaagatgAACATATCTATGTCAAATGATGAAGATATAATTACTACGTTAAATAGTGAACATggaaataatttttcaagTTGTCAACCGAAtttattagaaaaaaagaGTACTTATATAGATTTGAACTTATATGATAGTAATTCTATGGACGATTTTAcagaagaaaaatataattttgttaataatgaaaatgattTATTCAATACTAAAAGATGGAAGTTTAATTTCTCCAAGGGTAAAAATCTGCTTAATAATAAGTTTTTTAATGTATCTAATGAGGATGGTgtgttttctttttttaaaaatatgaaccTTTTTAGGGAACTtaataaatcaaataaTAGCTTAAAACTCGAAAGTGTTaaaaatagtaataataattgtagtaataataataagggtgatgataatattgGAAATATGGATCATATGAACACAACAAATGTTACCATTGTGAGTGATGAACATATATCTACAAAGGGAGATATACACGACGAATCATATTCTAGAGACGATAATGATTGTATCCTTTTAAAATTTGAAGGTAGAAGTAAAAAATACAGTGATATAACCTTATATAATGAGGACAAAAGTAATTTGGAGAATGACAATGAGACTATTAatgaatatgaaaatatatgtagTAAAATGGATATGAATGAATGGGAAGATAAGGTAAATGGTACATGTAATGGTATAGTTGATAAAGAGACTGAAAAgaataatgaaaagaataatgaaaagaataatgaaaagaataatgaaaagaatgatgaaaagaataatgaaaagaataatgaaaagaataatgaaaagaataatgaaaagaataatgaaaagaataatgaagaaaataatgaaaagaataatgatatagaaaataatgaagaaaataatgaaaagaataatgATATAGAAAAGAATGATATAAAGGATAATAATTTGGGACGAGtgaaagaaaatataattgttatgaataatacaaacaatatagatattgataatgatgatggtgataataacaataattaCAATAATGTTAGTACTGATGAAggtataaatataattaaaaacataaaaaatgagatgaatgattatatttataatgataatattatgattaagataaataataaaagtatagatcttatgaatataaaaaatcaaaagAATGAaccttttttaaattatacaaatgaaaaggatatacatattaagagcaattcatcatataaattaaatgataaaatgaatttatttaataataatgagaaaacagaaaaaaacaatacTAGTTTAAACGagttattatataaaagaaaagaagaattagatgatgaaaaaatacCTGAATATAAGGATACAAATTTAACAAACAATACCTTTGAAGATATAGCTAAAAGgattaatttaattttgaATGATACAATTgaattttttcaaaaacATACATATCTTCATAATGGTTATGGTAATGTTCACGTGTGCAAAAAGAACAAGCGGAAATTAGAAAAACAGAAGTTGAAAAAATGGTCctgtatttataaaattaataaaattgtaCGTAAAGGGGCCCACGGGGTGGTATTTTCTGCGTGGAGAAGTGAGAATGttgatttttttaatcATTCGTTTTTTGAAAACTTAAATTCGGAGAATAAAAAGAAGGGATATATCGATGAAACAAATGTTAATGAAAATTATGAGTCTGATAAGGAATATGATAGTGATGAAGATGAGACTGAAAgtgataatgatgatgacgTTGATGTTGGCAGTGATAATGAAGATGAGCAAAATAAAGAGAATGAAAAAGGTGATGAAAAGGATGGATATGTATTATTAGAAAATGTTAACAAGAATGAACAAATGAATGGGGTAGATAAGAATGAACAAATGAATGGGGTAGATAAGAATGAACAAATGAATGGGGTAGATAAGAATGAACAAATGAATGGGGTAGATAAGAATGAACAAATGAATGGGGGAGATAAGAATGAACAAATGAATGGgggaaataaaaatgaaggAATAAATGAGgaacataaaaatgaagGAATAAATGAGgaacataaaaatgaagGAATAAATGAGgaacataaaaatgaagGAATAAATGAGGAACATAAGAATGAACTAATAAATGAGGAACATAAGAATGAACTAATAAATGAGgaacataaaaatgaagGAATAAATAAACTGACCTATcataatatgaataaaaataatatttcaaatgaaaataattataatgatgacgattattatgatgaagataatTTGGTATCCCTGAAGATAATAAacttaaaatatttaagtaaaaagaatagtttaaaaaacattttGAGAGAagtaaattttttaaaaatgtgtGAACATCCAAATGTAGTAAAATATTTCGAATCTTTTTTTTGGCCTCCTTGTTATTTAGTTATTGTATGTGAATATTTATCAGGAGGAAcattatatgatttatataaaaattatggTAGAATATCAGAAGATCTTTTAGTATATATCTTAGATGATGTATTAAATGgtttaaattatttacataatgAATGTAGTTCACCACTTATACATAGAGATATAAAACCAACAAATATAGTTCTTTCCAAAGATGGTATAGCTAAGATAATTGATTTTGGTTCTTGTGAAGAATTGAAAAATAGTCATCAGTCTAAAGAATTAGTAGGtactatatattatatatcacCTGAAATATTGATGAGAACTAATTATGATTGTTCATCTGATATATGGTCATTGGGTATTACAATATATGAAATTGTTTTATGTACCTTACCATggaaaagaaataaatcGTTTGAAGATTACATAAAAACCATAATTAATTCATCACCAAAAATTAACATAACAGAAGGATATAGTAAACACTTATGTTATTTTGTTGAGAAGTGTTTACAAAAGAAACCTGAGAACAGAGGAAATGTAAAAgatttattaaatcatAAATTTCTGATTAAAAAgagatatattaaaaagaaacCTAGTTctatatatgaaataagagatatattaaaaatatataatggtAAAGGTAAAACGAATATCTTCcgaaatttttttaagaacctttttttcttcaatgataagaataaaaaaaaaaaaccgAATAAAATGATCAGTTCCAAATCCTGTGATGCAGAAATGTTCTTTGAACAGTTAAAAAGGGaaaattttgattttttcgaaattaaattaaaagatgatgaaaataGTAGATCCTTGAATACgtttaatataaatatatcgAAAGAAAGAGACGACATATCATATTCTTCTTTAAATTTGGAAAAAAGCAAAGAACAGAGTCTCAATATGGTAGCATCTGTTGTCGGGACTGAACAATCCCacaaatga
- a CDS encoding hypothetical protein (conserved Plasmodium protein, unknown function): MKRTKENDNNNIVHYVDWINQIFKKNSLQCDLYFLDDNKEKDVSKKRKAQLKGEYDNISRNKENMNNCKKIKNELSIKDNMDDYIYDARMYNNDEEKNVIKSDFKKNDDRNACDIYKSNKKYVPDNCHIYDDNSLVEILDGKNKLNNIRNIHNDNSSSCDISDIKSEDEYIEAYEKKNEENINEYKNKKNISNENITEGKSLIYNDEYNYNSLLYNSCNDKISKINKISSHNNNDNNMDNYNTFANVNNFIIYSSDDEDNILNYYNGKDVLNDEIMFPIKFNFEKLKKNIYVIEHIDKIYYDTFLKKNPSGKSVFMNDESTGYLKNDMDDKCVVDNINVINPSNMNTLSNISNIRNEKIENNKKNEKLIKSYPTQSKNVMSTFSFWNIEKETFITKPLYAHNLRKKQFSLLDESEEMIRNYSSNQYSIKFVPRHLLYVMSQVASRSFFDPLYRKQLFFRY; this comes from the coding sequence atgaagaggacaaaagaaaatgacaataataacataGTACATTATGTAGATTGGATAAATCagatttttaaaaagaattcTTTACAATgtgatttatattttttggatgataacaaagaaaaagatgttagtaagaaaagaaaagcGCAGTTGAAGGGtgaatatgataatatatcaaggaacaaagaaaatatgaataattgcaaaaaaataaaaaatgaattaagtataaaagataatatgGACGATTACATATATGATGCTCGTATGTACAATAATGATGAAGAgaaaaatgttataaaaagtgattttaaaaaaaatgatgatagAAATGCTTGtgatatttataaaagtaataaaaaatatgttcCTGATAATTGccatatatatgatgataatagTTTAGTTGAAATTTTAGatggaaaaaataaattaaataatataaggAACATACATAATGATAACTCTTCTTCATGCGATATATCCGATATAAAAAGTGAAGATGAATATATAGAAGCctatgaaaaaaagaatgaagaaaatataaatgaatataagaataaaaaaaatatatccaatgaaaatataacaGAAGGAAAAAGtttaatttataatgatgaatataattataattcattattatataattcttgtaatgataaaataagtaagataaacaaaataagtagtcacaataataatgataataatatggataattataatacgTTTGCAAATGtgaataattttataatatattcttcagatgatgaagataatatattaaattattataatggTAAAGACGTATTAAATGATGAGATTATGTTCCctataaaatttaattttgaaaaattaaaaaaaaatatttatgtaatcGAGCATATAgacaaaatatattatgatacatttttaaagaaaaatcCAAGTGGAAAAAGTGTTTTTATGAATGATGAATCTACTGGTTATTTGAAGAATGATATGGATGACAAATGTGTTgttgataatataaatgttattAATCCTTCTAATATGAATACGTTAAGtaatatttcaaatattaggaatgaaaaaatagaaaataataagaagaatgaaaaattaataaaatcatATCCTACACAATCAAAAAATGTTATGAGTACATTTTCCTTTTGGAATATTGAAAAGGAGACATTTATAACAAAACCTTTGTATGCACATAATTtgagaaaaaaacaatttaGTTTATTAGATGAATCTGAAGAAATGATAAGAAATTATTCATCTAATCAATATTCTATAAAATTTGTACCAAgacatttattatatgtaatgaGTCAGGTTGCTTCTCGATCCTTTTTTGATCCCTTATATAGAAAGCAGTTATTTTTTCGTTACTAA
- a CDS encoding ERCC1 nucleotide excision repair protein, putative, whose product MVSDKEDKCNKINNNDNVTSLESINEEKKNNTNEGGESFFDINAEQYLIISLRQKLNPVIKKIKRVRYKFNNIIPDFLVGKNNACLFISMKYHRLRSNYLKARIETLSNKYNNRILLCLVDMENIENSLGEINQLSFSFNMTLILCWSNEECARVIEDFRIYEKKISYIIKKKISSSNQEEKIHELLKKIRCIHTTDCITLTTKFKNFKNIIQAKKEDLISCSGLGIKKIQALMATFNDPFF is encoded by the coding sequence ATGGTAAGTGATAAGGAAGATAAATGTAACAAAATTAATAACAATGATAATGTTACTAGTCTCGAAAGCattaatgaagaaaaaaaaaataatacaaatgagGGGGGAGAAAGTTTCTTTGACATTAATGCTGAGcaatatttaattatttcattaaGACAAAAACTGAATCCggttataaaaaaaataaaaagagttcgttataaatttaataatattattccAGATTTTTTAGTAGGCAAAAATAATGCATGTCTTTTTATATCCATGAAGTATCATCGTTTACGCTCAAACTATTTAAAAGCTAGAATAGAAACTttatcaaataaatataataacagaatattattatgtcTAGTTGATATGgaaaatattgaaaattCTTTAGGAGAAATAAATCAATTATCgttttcttttaatatgaCACTTATATTATGTTGGTCTAATGAAGAATGTGCCAGAGTAATTGAAGATTTTCgtatatatgaaaaaaaaatttcatatattataaaaaaaaaaatatcctCTTCTAAtcaagaagaaaaaatacatgaactattaaaaaaaatcagATGTATACATACAACCGATTGCATAACACTCACAACcaaatttaaaaattttaaaaatattattcaaGCTAAAAAAGAAGATCTAATAAGTTGCTCAGGGTTGggtattaaaaaaatacagGCATTAATGGCTACATTTAACGACCCGTTTTTTTAA
- a CDS encoding hypothetical protein (conserved Plasmodium protein, unknown function) codes for MDVNDNPFIKNRSSTRITNAPGGNSSVSFGNYVDNESKKVSNKNEKSQTTIKENTKAAGNLDVNNENKKSDRRTNVKVNQPPGGASSIIFG; via the exons atgg atgTAAACGATAATCCTTTCATTAAAAATCGTTCGAGCACAAGAATTACGAATGCTCCTGGAGGAAACTCATCTGTATCTTTTGGAAATT ATGTAGATAATGAGAGCAAAAAGGTTAGTAATAAAAACGAAAAGTCCCAAACAACCattaaagaaaatacaAAAGCTGCCGGAAATTTAGatgtaaataatgaaaataaaaaatctGATAGAAGAACTAACGTCAAGGTTAATCAACCACCTGGTGGAGCTTCAAGCA TCATTTTTGGATAA